Proteins co-encoded in one Jeotgalibacillus malaysiensis genomic window:
- a CDS encoding 5,10-methylenetetrahydrofolate reductase, translating into MNLLEEMKQRILIGDGAMGTLLYSYGSDQCFEELNLSHAEHIQQIHQAYIDAGADVIQTNTYGANYHKLERYGLEEKVKEINTAAVKNAKAAAKENTFILGTIGGIRSFRPQSIDLNEIKRTFREQLYCLLLEGVDGLLFETYYDFEELAAVIEIARKETDLPIIAHISVQEPDVMQNGKPVAEALLELEQLGADVVGLNCRQGPFHMIKSLEQVPLPEKAYLSCYPNASLPSYSEGALQYSNNAEYFGEVAPQFREQGVRLLGGCCGTTPDHVRAFSQALKGLAPITEKRVEKAEKIVVQSRQRDLPEPLTDIVRDRKSVIVELDPPKKLYTDKFIEGAKALGAAGADAVTLADNSLASPRVSNESLGYLIKQQGVRPLVHLTCRDRNLIGLQSHLMGLHTLGLHDILAVTGDPTKVGDFPGAASVYDVSSFELIEMIQQLNNGMSMSGKDLGEKASFTIGAAFNPNVRSVERAVQRLEKKITAGADYFMSQPVFSEEKLIQTAEAVKDLGKPVYIGLMPLTSSKNADFLHNEVPGIKLTEQVRDRMAAVSGDREKSYQEGLAITKSLIDTALDLFNGIYLITPFMRYEMTAELTRYANEQAAKRGGNQRAHIIQ; encoded by the coding sequence ATGAACTTACTCGAAGAAATGAAACAAAGAATTCTGATTGGTGACGGCGCGATGGGAACCCTCCTGTATTCATATGGTTCAGATCAGTGCTTTGAAGAGTTGAATCTGTCGCATGCAGAACATATTCAGCAGATTCATCAGGCTTATATTGATGCAGGTGCTGATGTGATACAGACAAATACCTACGGCGCGAACTATCATAAGCTTGAGCGCTACGGACTTGAAGAAAAGGTAAAAGAAATTAATACTGCAGCTGTAAAGAATGCTAAAGCTGCAGCGAAGGAAAATACCTTTATTCTCGGTACAATCGGCGGGATCAGAAGCTTCCGTCCGCAATCCATTGACCTGAATGAAATCAAGCGTACATTTAGAGAACAGCTTTACTGTTTACTGTTAGAAGGAGTAGACGGATTACTATTTGAAACATATTACGATTTTGAAGAACTGGCGGCGGTTATTGAAATCGCCAGAAAAGAAACGGACCTGCCGATCATTGCGCACATTTCAGTCCAGGAACCGGATGTCATGCAAAATGGTAAACCGGTTGCTGAAGCGCTGCTTGAGCTTGAACAGCTTGGAGCCGATGTAGTCGGATTGAATTGCAGACAGGGACCTTTTCATATGATCAAGTCTCTTGAACAGGTACCACTTCCTGAGAAAGCATATTTATCTTGTTATCCAAATGCGAGTCTTCCATCGTACTCAGAAGGGGCTCTCCAATACAGCAATAATGCTGAATACTTTGGAGAAGTAGCGCCTCAGTTCAGAGAGCAGGGAGTCAGGCTGCTTGGGGGTTGCTGCGGAACGACACCGGATCATGTAAGAGCATTCAGCCAGGCACTTAAAGGACTTGCCCCAATTACTGAAAAAAGAGTGGAAAAGGCTGAAAAGATTGTAGTGCAATCAAGACAAAGAGATCTGCCTGAACCGCTCACAGATATTGTCAGAGATCGCAAGTCAGTCATTGTTGAACTGGATCCACCGAAAAAGCTCTATACTGATAAATTTATTGAAGGTGCAAAAGCACTCGGTGCCGCAGGAGCGGATGCCGTAACACTTGCTGATAACTCGCTTGCAAGCCCGCGTGTATCCAATGAATCACTTGGTTATCTGATCAAACAGCAGGGCGTACGTCCGCTCGTTCATTTGACGTGCAGAGACCGTAACTTGATCGGACTTCAAAGTCATCTGATGGGACTTCACACACTTGGACTTCACGATATACTTGCTGTAACAGGTGACCCGACAAAGGTTGGAGACTTCCCGGGCGCAGCCTCAGTCTACGATGTATCATCATTTGAACTGATTGAAATGATCCAGCAGTTGAATAACGGTATGTCCATGTCCGGAAAGGACCTGGGTGAAAAAGCTTCATTTACAATTGGAGCCGCATTTAACCCGAATGTCAGAAGTGTGGAAAGAGCCGTGCAGCGTCTGGAGAAGAAGATTACTGCAGGGGCTGATTACTTTATGAGTCAGCCGGTATTCTCTGAGGAAAAGCTGATCCAGACAGCTGAAGCAGTAAAGGATCTCGGAAAACCTGTATACATCGGGTTAATGCCTCTAACCAGCAGTAAAAATGCTGATTTCCTTCATAATGAAGTACCGGGTATTAAATTGACTGAACAAGTAAGGGACCGGATGGCAGCAGTATCTGGTGACCGTGAAAAATCATATCAGGAAGGGCTTGCGATTACGAAGTCACTGATTGATACAGCGCTTGATCTGTTTAACGGGATCTATCTGATCACACCATTTATGCGCTATGAAATGACAGCAGAATTAACACGCTATGCCAATGAGCAGGCGGCAAAGCGAGGAGGAAACCAACGTGCGCACATTATTCAATGA
- a CDS encoding 5-methyltetrahydrofolate--homocysteine methyltransferase — MRTLFNEQLEKRILIMDGAMGTMLQDANLTAEDFGGEDLEGCNENLNRTRPDLLETIHDAYFEAGADIVETNTFGSMSVVLEEYDIATDAYELSRLGAEIAKKSAAKWSTEERPRFVAGSMGPTTKTLSVTGGATFEQLKDSYAEQARGLIDGGADLLLIETSQDLLNVKSAFLGIQDAFKKTGKELPLMISGTIEPMGTTLAGQTIESFYISVEHMNPVSVGLNCATGPEFMQDHIRSLSEINQSYVSCYPNAGLPDEEGIYHETPETLAKKLSGFAEKGWLNIVGGCCGTTPAHIKAIAEAMEQYEPRTFQPAKEHTVSGIEPLIYDDPSMRPLMIGERTNVIGSRKFKRLIAEGKIEEASEIARAQVKKGAHVIDICLADPDRDEEADMEVFMQEVVKKVKVPLVIDSTDEVVIEKALRYSQGKSIINSINLEDGLERFDAVVPLAKKYGAALVVGTIDEKGMGVSAERKLEIAERSYKILTEDYGVDPTDIIFDPLVFPVGTGDEQYIGSANATVEGIRLIKEAFPQTQTVLGVSNVSFGLPPVGREVLNAVYLYHCTLAGLDYAIVNTEKLERFASIDPEEVKMAEQLLFETTDETLAAFTAFYRGKKKETLSDLPDMTLDERLAYYVVEGTKEGLLPDLELALKEFDEPLSIINGPLMTGMKEVGRLFNDNQLIVAEVLQSAEVMKAAVAFLEPHMEASDDSSSKGKVILATVKGDVHDIGKNLVEIILSNNGYEVVDLGIKVTPPELIEAIEREKPDIVGLSGLLVKSAQQMVITAGDMREKGLEVPILVGGAALSRKFVDTKISNHYDGLVLYAKDAMNGLSLANQLQDELERAKLSEEIFAKQEKLQSQEPRPAREAAVSVLDKPQVAEAPVFVPNDTKRHVISSYSVAHVEAYINMQMLLGHHLGVKGKISRLLEEKDEKTLKVKDTVDHLIQDVKREGLITPAAVYQFFPAQSEGDDVIIYHPETGEEIERFTFPRQPRAPYLCLADYLRSKESGVMDYVGFFTVTAGRGIREKAQQYKEEGRFLESHALQALALETAEGFAELLHQQMRDRWGFPDPVDFTMQERFSAKYQGQRFSFGYPACPELEDQEKLFKLISPEEIGVQLTDGFMMEPEASVSAIVFAHPDARYFNVM, encoded by the coding sequence GTGCGCACATTATTCAATGAACAGCTTGAAAAAAGAATCCTGATTATGGACGGGGCAATGGGTACAATGCTTCAGGATGCGAACCTGACAGCAGAAGATTTTGGTGGTGAGGATCTTGAAGGGTGTAATGAAAATCTGAACCGTACGCGTCCTGACCTGCTTGAAACGATTCACGATGCCTACTTTGAAGCGGGCGCAGATATCGTGGAGACGAATACATTCGGCAGTATGAGCGTTGTATTAGAAGAGTACGATATTGCAACTGATGCTTATGAATTATCACGACTCGGCGCAGAAATCGCCAAGAAATCAGCTGCAAAATGGTCAACAGAAGAACGTCCGCGTTTTGTCGCAGGTTCAATGGGTCCGACAACGAAAACGCTGAGTGTAACAGGCGGCGCGACATTTGAACAGCTGAAGGATTCTTATGCAGAACAGGCAAGAGGGTTAATTGACGGTGGAGCAGATCTTCTCCTGATCGAAACGAGTCAGGATCTATTAAATGTAAAAAGCGCGTTTCTCGGAATTCAGGATGCATTTAAAAAAACAGGTAAAGAACTGCCGCTGATGATCTCAGGTACGATCGAGCCGATGGGTACGACACTTGCTGGTCAGACGATCGAATCATTTTACATCAGTGTAGAACATATGAACCCTGTATCAGTCGGGCTGAACTGTGCAACCGGACCTGAGTTCATGCAGGATCATATCCGTTCACTTTCAGAGATCAATCAGTCATATGTGAGCTGCTATCCGAATGCGGGACTGCCTGATGAAGAAGGGATTTATCATGAAACACCTGAAACACTTGCTAAGAAGCTGAGCGGATTTGCTGAAAAAGGCTGGCTGAATATAGTAGGCGGCTGCTGCGGAACAACGCCTGCACATATTAAAGCGATTGCTGAAGCGATGGAGCAATACGAACCGCGTACATTCCAGCCGGCAAAAGAGCATACAGTATCAGGCATTGAACCGCTGATCTATGATGATCCTTCCATGCGTCCACTGATGATCGGTGAACGTACAAATGTCATCGGTTCACGTAAGTTCAAGCGCCTGATTGCAGAAGGCAAAATTGAAGAGGCTTCTGAAATCGCACGTGCCCAGGTGAAAAAGGGTGCACACGTCATTGATATCTGCTTGGCCGACCCTGACCGTGATGAAGAAGCGGATATGGAAGTATTCATGCAGGAAGTCGTGAAAAAGGTTAAAGTACCGCTCGTCATTGATTCCACAGACGAAGTCGTCATTGAAAAAGCACTTCGTTACTCACAGGGTAAATCAATTATCAATTCAATTAACCTGGAGGATGGACTTGAACGCTTTGACGCAGTTGTGCCCCTTGCAAAGAAGTATGGTGCTGCACTTGTTGTCGGTACAATCGATGAAAAAGGAATGGGCGTCTCCGCTGAAAGAAAGCTTGAAATTGCTGAGCGCTCTTACAAAATTCTAACGGAAGACTACGGAGTAGACCCGACAGATATTATTTTTGATCCGCTTGTCTTCCCTGTCGGAACAGGTGATGAGCAGTATATCGGATCTGCCAATGCGACAGTTGAAGGGATCCGACTGATTAAAGAAGCCTTCCCGCAAACGCAGACAGTGCTTGGTGTCAGTAACGTTTCATTTGGACTTCCACCGGTTGGCCGCGAAGTATTAAATGCAGTCTATCTTTATCACTGCACGCTCGCAGGACTCGATTATGCGATTGTAAATACAGAGAAGCTTGAGCGTTTTGCTTCGATTGACCCTGAAGAGGTGAAGATGGCTGAACAGCTATTATTTGAAACAACTGACGAAACGCTTGCAGCATTCACAGCGTTTTACCGTGGTAAAAAGAAAGAAACACTATCTGATTTGCCGGATATGACGCTTGATGAAAGGCTTGCCTACTATGTTGTGGAAGGCACAAAAGAGGGGCTGCTTCCTGACCTTGAGCTTGCACTAAAAGAGTTTGATGAGCCGCTGTCTATTATTAACGGTCCTCTGATGACAGGAATGAAAGAGGTTGGCAGACTGTTCAATGACAATCAGCTGATTGTAGCTGAAGTGCTGCAGAGTGCTGAAGTCATGAAAGCTGCAGTTGCTTTCCTTGAGCCGCACATGGAGGCGTCAGACGACTCTTCTTCAAAAGGGAAAGTCATCCTTGCTACAGTAAAAGGTGACGTACATGATATCGGTAAAAACCTTGTAGAAATTATTTTAAGTAACAATGGCTATGAAGTCGTGGATCTTGGCATCAAGGTCACACCTCCTGAGCTGATTGAAGCCATAGAGCGTGAGAAGCCTGATATTGTCGGACTGTCCGGACTGCTTGTGAAATCAGCGCAGCAAATGGTGATTACAGCCGGGGATATGCGTGAAAAAGGTCTTGAGGTACCGATTCTGGTTGGTGGTGCAGCACTGTCCAGAAAATTTGTTGATACAAAAATTTCAAATCACTACGACGGACTCGTTCTATATGCCAAAGATGCAATGAACGGCCTTAGCCTAGCGAATCAGCTGCAGGATGAGCTTGAGCGTGCAAAGCTGAGTGAAGAGATTTTTGCCAAGCAGGAAAAGCTTCAGTCCCAGGAACCAAGACCGGCAAGAGAAGCAGCAGTCAGTGTCCTTGACAAGCCGCAGGTTGCAGAAGCACCTGTCTTTGTACCAAATGATACAAAGCGTCACGTGATCAGCTCCTATTCAGTTGCGCACGTCGAAGCCTATATCAATATGCAGATGCTCCTTGGTCATCACCTGGGTGTTAAAGGAAAGATATCAAGACTGCTTGAAGAAAAAGATGAAAAAACATTGAAAGTAAAAGACACAGTAGATCATCTGATTCAGGATGTGAAGCGGGAAGGGCTCATCACACCGGCTGCTGTCTATCAGTTCTTCCCGGCCCAAAGTGAAGGAGACGACGTCATTATCTATCACCCGGAAACCGGTGAGGAAATCGAACGCTTTACGTTCCCGCGCCAGCCGCGAGCACCGTATCTGTGCCTTGCAGATTATCTCCGTTCAAAAGAAAGCGGCGTAATGGATTACGTAGGATTCTTCACTGTCACAGCGGGCAGAGGTATCCGTGAAAAAGCACAGCAATATAAAGAAGAAGGCAGATTCCTCGAAAGCCATGCCCTTCAGGCGCTCGCACTTGAGACAGCAGAAGGGTTTGCAGAGCTGCTGCACCAGCAGATGAGAGACCGCTGGGGCTTCCCGGACCCTGTTGACTTCACCATGCAGGAACGTTTCAGTGCCAAATACCAGGGACAGCGATTCTCATTCGGCTACCCGGCATGCCCTGAGCTTGAAGATCAGGAAAAACTGTTTAAGCTGATCAGTCCTGAGGAAATCGGTGTGCAGCTGACAGACGGCTTTATGATGGAGCCTGAAGCGAGTGTGTCAGCGATTGTGTTTGCGCATCCTGATGCGAGGTATTTTAATGTGATGTGA
- a CDS encoding methionine aminopeptidase, with protein sequence MIVKTNEELEALKKIGAIVAEIRDEMRAATKPGVTTAELDQIGKQKFEQYGAISGPKGEYDFPGYTCISVNDEVAHGIPGDRVIQDGDLVNIDVSGSLDGYFADTGISFVVGENAALEKLCATAVEAFTLALKKAKAGSKKSQLGKTVSRVARQNGYQVITNLTGHGVGKSLHEAPDHILNYHDPWDNELLAEGTVLAFEPFISSGADFVEEQNDGWTYKTPDGSLVAQIEHTIVITKGEPIILTVSKKA encoded by the coding sequence ATGATCGTAAAAACGAACGAAGAATTAGAAGCGCTGAAAAAAATCGGCGCAATCGTTGCTGAGATCCGCGATGAGATGCGTGCAGCAACAAAGCCCGGCGTAACGACTGCTGAGCTTGATCAGATCGGCAAGCAGAAATTTGAACAATACGGTGCCATTTCAGGTCCTAAAGGTGAATATGATTTCCCTGGTTATACGTGTATCAGTGTAAATGATGAAGTCGCGCACGGGATCCCTGGCGACCGCGTTATTCAGGACGGAGACCTAGTGAACATTGATGTTTCAGGTTCTCTTGACGGCTATTTCGCTGATACAGGTATTTCTTTTGTAGTAGGGGAAAATGCAGCACTTGAAAAATTATGTGCAACAGCAGTAGAAGCTTTCACACTGGCGCTGAAAAAAGCAAAAGCCGGTTCTAAAAAGAGCCAGCTTGGAAAAACAGTTTCGCGCGTAGCCAGACAAAACGGTTATCAGGTCATTACGAACCTGACAGGACACGGTGTCGGAAAATCACTTCATGAAGCACCGGATCATATTCTGAACTACCATGATCCATGGGATAATGAGCTGTTAGCGGAAGGCACTGTCCTTGCGTTTGAACCGTTTATCTCTTCTGGCGCAGATTTTGTGGAAGAGCAAAATGACGGCTGGACGTATAAGACGCCGGATGGCAGCCTGGTCGCACAGATCGAGCACACGATTGTTATCACAAAAGGTGAGCCGATTATTTTAACAGTATCTAAAAAAGCATAA